Proteins co-encoded in one Oreochromis aureus strain Israel breed Guangdong linkage group 3, ZZ_aureus, whole genome shotgun sequence genomic window:
- the LOC116320702 gene encoding uncharacterized protein LOC116320702, which produces MKMMMIVLLLLISQHASGVEVYEGAESVLLPCRVQTDFSRNSTAAVWDRDGLSNPTVHLRRQKSGSLDEYDDLSGQSDRYQNRTSMRVDALQTGDLSLTLKNPTVSDSGTYTCIYRKEGQELNRTEVQLKVTVPPPVWPKVPAAMLVILIILPAAFGLFMYCAYKRMKDREALQPEVVKVTQGKESVVLPFKTTADLPQNVTVEWRLTEPKHMKVHVYESGNNQPVKQDQGYRGRTEMNKNPLRTKDLSLTLKDLHLTDSGVYTCTVYNKDGNKLQKSVTLIVRVPQPEVVNVTDADESVLLPFKTTADLRQDITVEWRLTEPKERKVHVYKSGNNQSHNQDQCYRGRTEMDEDPLRTKDFSLTLKDLHLTDSGVYTCTVYNKDGHMLLQKSVTLSVREGLPDIVQVGQALDSVRLPSKTTAVLPQDVTVEWTYNNVKLHVYESGNNQPVKQDEGDRGRTEMNEDPLRKKDLSLTLKKPLLSDTGVYTCTVYNKDGHMLLQKSVTLHVMQNLYRLGTVYGNKSYLLEFQKSNNLRDISTVEWKLIYPKYKLIKKINICQGNEEDLSLNLEDLHLTDSGIYTCTAYRGNGDILLQRSVIFSVRDFQLEMVEVTEGEESVLLPFKTTADLHYVVRVYWTLTEDPLKIVHVYEVPDGKKRAPSLDPPYRGRTEMNKDPLRTGDLSLTLKKPLPTDSRSYTCTVYNKDGRTLVQKVVTLCVRATLKGTMADMLPCLRRRRAPNAEVKEDVRNTNHEDLPLMEVHSA; this is translated from the exons atgaagatgatgatgatcgTGCTCCTCTTACTCa tttcccagcatgcctcagGGGTGGAGGTGTATGAGGGGGCAGAGTCTGTCCTGCTACCCTGTCGGGTACAAACTGATTTTTCCAGGaactccacagcagcagtgtgggaCCGTGATGGGCTCAGTAACCCAACAGTTCACCTGCGTAGGCAGAAAAGTGGCAGTCTTGATGAGTATGACGATCTTAGTGGTCAGAGTGATCGTTACCAAAATCGAACATCAATGAGAGTCGACGCTCTGCAgactggagacctcagcctCACTCTGAAGAACCCCACAGTCTCTGACAGTGGAACCTACACCTGCATCTACCGTAAAGAAGGACAAGAGCTGAACCGGACTGAAGTACAGCTGAAAGTCACAG TACCTCCTCCAGTCTGGCCCAAAGTCCCCGCAGCTATGCTGGTTATTCTGATCATCCTGCCTGCTGCCTTTGGTCTGTTTATGTACTGTGCATATAAAAGGATGAAGGACAGAgaag CTCTGCAGCCAGAGGTGGTGAAGGTGACACAGGGGAAGGAGTCTGTCGTGCTGCCCTTTAAGACCACAGCTGACCTTCCTCAGAACGTCACAGTGGAGTGGAGACTCACTGAACCCAAACACatgaaggtccacgtgtatgagagtGGAAACAATCAGCCTGTCAAACAGGACCAGGGTTACAGAGGTCGCACAGAGATGAACAAAAATCCACTGAGAACtaaagacctcagtctgaccctgaaagacctccacctcactgacagtggagtctacacctgcaccgtctacaacaAGGATGGAAACAAGCTGCAGAAATCAGTGACTCTCATTGTCAGAG tTCCTCAGCCAGAGGTGGTAAATGTGACAGATGCAGACgagtctgtcctgctgccctttAAGACCACAGCTGACCTTCGTCAGGACATCACAGTGGAGTGGAGACTCACTGAACCCAAAGAgaggaaggtccacgtgtataaGAGTGGAAACAATCAGTCACACAACCAAGACCAGTGTTACAGAGGTCgcacagagatggatgaagaTCCACTGAGAACTAAAGActtcagtctgaccctgaaagacctccacctcactgacagtggagtctacacctgcaccgtctacaacaAGGATGGACACATGCTGCTACAGAAATCAGTGACTCTCAGTGTCAGAG AGGGTTTGCCAGACATTGTGCAGGTGGGACAAGCACTGGATTCTGTCCGGCTGCCCTCAAAAACCACAGCTGTCCTTCCTCAGGACGTCACAGTGGAGTGGACATACAACAACGTAAAGCTCCACGTGTATGAGAGTGGAAACAATCAGCCTGTCAAACAGGACGAGGGTGACAGAGGTCGCACAGAGATGAATGAAGATCCACTGAGAAAaaaagacctcagtctgactcTGAAAAAGCCCCTATTAAGTGACACTGgagtctacacctgcaccgtctacaacaAGGATGGACACATGCTGCTACAGAAATCAGTGACTCTCCATGTCATGC AAAATCTGTACAGGTTGGGGACAGTGTATGGAAACAAGTCTTATTTGCTAGAATTTCAAAAATCAAACAATCTCCGTGACATTTCCACAGTGGAGTGGAAACTCATATACCCCAAATACAAGttgataaagaaaataaatatctgtCAGGGAAATGAGGAAGACCTCAGTCTGAACCTGGAAGACCTGcacctcactgacagtggaaTCTACACCTGCACCGCCTACAGAGGAAATGGAGACATCCTGCTACAGAGATCAGTGATATTCAGTGTCAGAG ACTTCCAACTGGAGATGGTGGAGGTGACAGAGGGGGAGgagtctgtcctgctgccctttAAAACCACAGCTGACCTTCATTATGTTGTCAGAGTGTACTGGACTCTCACTGAAGACCCACTCAAGATAGTCCACGTGTATGAGGTGCCTGATGGTAAAAAACGGGCACCTTCACTGGACCCGCCTTACAGAGGTCGCACAGAGATGAATAAAGATCCACTgagaactggagacctcagtctgaccctgaaaaagCCCCTCCCCACTGACAGTCGTAGCTACACCTGCACGGTCTACAACAAGGATGGACGGACCTTGGTACAGAAAGTAGTGACTCTCTGTGTCAGAG CAACATTAAAGGGAACCATGGCAGACATGCTTCCATGtctcaggaggaggagggcacCAAATGCAGAGGTCAAAGAGGACGTGAG GAACACGAACCATGAAGACCTTCCTCTGATGGAGGTTCATTCAGCTTGA